A region from the Lolium perenne isolate Kyuss_39 chromosome 4, Kyuss_2.0, whole genome shotgun sequence genome encodes:
- the LOC127292386 gene encoding indole-3-glycerol phosphate lyase, chloroplastic-like isoform X2 — MATALRVSTSTSSSAPSLTQRRRRGAATVAVSSRTPRRPVFRALAAASTVATPTPERHRPLALPPTPTSVADAMSRVRAKGKTAFIPYITAGDPDLATTADALRLLDGLGADVIELGMPFSDPSADGAVIQASAKRALAAGATTNAVMAMLKEVTPELSCPVVIFSYFNPIVRRGTASFATAAKEAGVKGLIIPDLPYDEIRAFRKEAINNSLELILLTTPVTPADRMKEITKASEGFVYLVSVFGVTGARATVNPRVEDLLKEIRQVTDKAVAVGFGISTPEHVSKSKH; from the exons ATGGCTACCGCGCTCAGGGTGTCCACCTCCACGTCTTCCTCGGCTCCGTCGTTGACCCAGCGGAGGCGACGCGGGGCGGCGACGGTGGCGGTATCTTCTCGAACGCCGCGGAGGCCTGTGTTCAGGGCGCTCGCCGCAGCGTCGACGGTGGCCACGCCCACGCCGGAGAGGCACCGGCCGCTCGCCCTGCCGCCCACGCCCACGTCGGTAGCAGATGCCATGTCCAGGGTCAGGGCCAAGGGCAAG ACGGCGTTCATCCCGTACATCACCGCCGGCGACCCGGACCTGGCGACCACCGCGGACGCGCTCAGGCTCCTTGACGGCCTCGGCGCCGACGTCATCGAGCTCGGCATGCCGTTTTCGGACCCCTCCGCCGACGGGGCCGTCATCCAGGCCTCAGCCAAGCGGGCGCTGGCGGCCGGCGCGACCACGAACGCCGTGATGGCGATGCTCAAGGAGGTGACACCGGAACTGTCATGCCccgtggtcatcttctcctatttCAACCCCATCGTTCGGCGAGGGACGGCTAGCTTTGCCACCGCAGCCAAAGAAGCCGGTGTCAAAG GTCTTATCATACCTGATCTTCCATACGACGAGATACGTGCTTTCAGGAAAGAAGCCATCAATAACAGTCTAGAGCTG ATCCTACTGACAACACCAGTTACACCAGCAGACCGGATGAAAGAAATCACAAAGGCTTCTGAAGGGTTTGTTTACCTT GTAAGTGTCTTTGGGGTTACAGGAGCCCGAGCAACCGTGAATCCGCGTGTCGAGGATCTTCTTAAGGAGATTAGGCAG GTCACTGACAAAGCAGTAGCGGTCGGCTTCGGCATATCGACCCCGGAACATGTTAGCAAG TCCAAACACTAG
- the LOC127292386 gene encoding tryptophan synthase alpha chain-like isoform X1, with protein MATALRVSTSTSSSAPSLTQRRRRGAATVAVSSRTPRRPVFRALAAASTVATPTPERHRPLALPPTPTSVADAMSRVRAKGKTAFIPYITAGDPDLATTADALRLLDGLGADVIELGMPFSDPSADGAVIQASAKRALAAGATTNAVMAMLKEVTPELSCPVVIFSYFNPIVRRGTASFATAAKEAGVKGLIIPDLPYDEIRAFRKEAINNSLELILLTTPVTPADRMKEITKASEGFVYLVSVFGVTGARATVNPRVEDLLKEIRQVTDKAVAVGFGISTPEHVSKIAEWGADGVIIGSAMVKQLGEASSSREGLKRLEVYARSLKDALP; from the exons ATGGCTACCGCGCTCAGGGTGTCCACCTCCACGTCTTCCTCGGCTCCGTCGTTGACCCAGCGGAGGCGACGCGGGGCGGCGACGGTGGCGGTATCTTCTCGAACGCCGCGGAGGCCTGTGTTCAGGGCGCTCGCCGCAGCGTCGACGGTGGCCACGCCCACGCCGGAGAGGCACCGGCCGCTCGCCCTGCCGCCCACGCCCACGTCGGTAGCAGATGCCATGTCCAGGGTCAGGGCCAAGGGCAAG ACGGCGTTCATCCCGTACATCACCGCCGGCGACCCGGACCTGGCGACCACCGCGGACGCGCTCAGGCTCCTTGACGGCCTCGGCGCCGACGTCATCGAGCTCGGCATGCCGTTTTCGGACCCCTCCGCCGACGGGGCCGTCATCCAGGCCTCAGCCAAGCGGGCGCTGGCGGCCGGCGCGACCACGAACGCCGTGATGGCGATGCTCAAGGAGGTGACACCGGAACTGTCATGCCccgtggtcatcttctcctatttCAACCCCATCGTTCGGCGAGGGACGGCTAGCTTTGCCACCGCAGCCAAAGAAGCCGGTGTCAAAG GTCTTATCATACCTGATCTTCCATACGACGAGATACGTGCTTTCAGGAAAGAAGCCATCAATAACAGTCTAGAGCTG ATCCTACTGACAACACCAGTTACACCAGCAGACCGGATGAAAGAAATCACAAAGGCTTCTGAAGGGTTTGTTTACCTT GTAAGTGTCTTTGGGGTTACAGGAGCCCGAGCAACCGTGAATCCGCGTGTCGAGGATCTTCTTAAGGAGATTAGGCAG GTCACTGACAAAGCAGTAGCGGTCGGCTTCGGCATATCGACCCCGGAACATGTTAGCAAG ATTGCAGAATGGGGTGCGGATGGAGTGATCATTGGCAGTGCAATGGTGAAGCAGTTGGGTGAAGCATCATCCTCAAGAGAAGGGTTGAAGAGGCTAGAAGTATATGCTAGGAGTTTGAAGGATGCCCTTCCATGA